The following are from one region of the Streptomyces tuirus genome:
- a CDS encoding cold-shock protein: MATGTVKWFNAEKGFGFIAQEGGGPDVFVHYSAINATGFRSLEENQQVSFDVTQGPKGPQAENVTPV, translated from the coding sequence ATGGCTACCGGAACCGTTAAGTGGTTCAACGCCGAAAAGGGCTTTGGTTTCATCGCCCAGGAGGGCGGCGGCCCCGACGTCTTCGTCCACTACTCCGCGATCAACGCGACCGGATTCCGGTCCCTCGAGGAGAACCAGCAGGTGTCTTTCGACGTCACGCAGGGTCCGAAGGGCCCGCAGGCTGAGAACGTCACGCCGGTCTGA
- a CDS encoding menaquinone biosynthetic enzyme MqnA/MqnD family protein: MDNPRTRPRVGHIQFLNCLPLYWGLARTGTLLDFELSKDTPEKLSEKLVQGELDIGPITLVEFLRHADDLVAFPDIAVGCDGPVMSCVIVSQVPLDRLDGARVALGSTSRTSVRLAQLLLAERYGVQPDYYTCPPDLSLMMQEADAAVLIGDAALRANMLDGPRFGLQVHDLGALWKEWTGLPFVFAVWAARRDYLEREPVITRRVHEAFLDSRNLSLEEVGKVAEQAARWEAFDEETLARYFTTLDFRFGGPQLAAVAEFARRVGPTTGFPADVKVDLLQP; encoded by the coding sequence GTGGACAATCCTCGCACCCGGCCGCGCGTCGGCCACATCCAGTTCCTTAACTGCCTGCCCCTGTACTGGGGGCTCGCGAGAACGGGCACGCTCCTCGACTTTGAGCTCTCCAAGGACACCCCGGAGAAGCTCAGCGAGAAGCTGGTGCAGGGCGAACTCGACATCGGCCCGATCACCCTCGTCGAGTTCCTCCGGCACGCCGACGACCTGGTCGCCTTCCCCGACATCGCCGTCGGCTGCGACGGCCCGGTCATGTCCTGCGTGATCGTCTCGCAGGTCCCCCTGGACCGGCTGGACGGCGCCCGCGTCGCCCTCGGGTCGACCTCCCGCACCTCCGTGCGCCTCGCCCAGCTGCTCCTCGCCGAGCGCTACGGCGTCCAGCCGGACTACTACACCTGCCCGCCCGACCTGAGCCTGATGATGCAGGAGGCCGACGCCGCCGTCCTCATCGGCGACGCCGCGCTGCGCGCCAACATGCTCGACGGGCCGCGCTTCGGCCTGCAGGTGCACGACCTGGGCGCGCTGTGGAAGGAGTGGACGGGCCTGCCGTTCGTCTTCGCGGTCTGGGCGGCCCGCCGCGACTACCTGGAGCGCGAGCCGGTCATCACGCGCCGGGTGCACGAGGCGTTCCTCGACTCCCGCAACCTCTCCCTGGAGGAGGTCGGCAAGGTCGCCGAGCAGGCCGCCCGCTGGGAGGCCTTCGACGAGGAGACCCTCGCCCGCTACTTCACGACCCTCGACTTCCGCTTCGGGGGCCCGCAACTGGCGGCGGTCGCCGAGTTCGCCCGGCGCGTCGGCCCGACGACCGGCTTCCCCGCGGACGTGAAGGTGGACCTGCTCCAGCCGTGA
- a CDS encoding FtsK/SpoIIIE domain-containing protein, with amino-acid sequence MRLTLTVVDPYGGGTADVVLDADPESTVGDIAQELAKQVGHSGAQVIPLGQHRHAPANNAPLVYVDGYAVDPNATVVGSPLREGAVVSLLDPSGCLPGEPTGLVELRVVGGPAAGFVHRLGVGRYDIGSGAASYIRVDDPEVDARALTLSVATDGTCQVAVHTGKEHVTLDGTSLAEDEDKKKDESGGKKRGRKKSPEKSEEKRTGPTEWPLGAQIGVGNTLFELTRYTPPNAALKWSDDGVGLDYNRPPRLRPPERQTSFRLPSRPRDYEARPLPWLMALTPLVGAVVSVMIFQRWYYLIMAALSPILLFANYYNDKKHGRKSHAKQVEEYEEQKERIEKDAQDALVAERNDRRHAIPDPATVLALGTGPRTRLWERRRTDRDHLLVRFGTGQLPSEVVLDDPEQDDHRRQVTWKIEDAPVALHLRTLGVVGLAGPGDSARALGRWAVAQTAALHSPMDVQFYVLSDNAAQESWDWVRWLPHARPSGGQDVNALIGTDAETVGARIGELTQILDARKKAAEENKSQGNSSFGDPDIVVVWDGSRRLRSLPGVVRLLREGPAVSMFAICLDAEERFLPGECQAYVVAEPKAAEYEPDRQTQQEPQQAAGGFPSFQAWHTDDRRPEQAEHTERLRLRVEEAGAERLKDVRPDFVSAAWCLRLARSLSPLRDISGETEDSALPGSSRLLDVLQLEPPTSDAIEARWRMGGQSTLAVIGESYDGPFGIDIRKDGPHGLIAGTTGSGKSELLQTIVAALAVANTPENMTFVLVDYKGGAAFKDCVHLPHTVGMVTDLDAHLVERALESLGAELHRREHILAAADAKDIEDYQDLVRRDPSHKPVPRLLIVIDEFASMVRDLPDFVTGLVNIAQRGRSLGIHLLLATQRPSGVVSPEIRANTNLRIALRVTDGGESSDVIDSPEAGHISKNTPGRAYARLGHASLVPFQSGRVGGRRPGAADPAVLMPWVGALAWEDLGRAALVKPKAESREDEEITDLKVLVDTIRDANSSLGIPPQHSPWLPALDETLLLDDVELPAFAGGPGKLPPAPYGIEDLPASQARRPVAVDFSSFGHLMIGGAPRSGRSQVLRTLAGSIARTHSIADVHLYGIDCGNGALNALTRLPHCGAVVSRNQTERVVRLVNRLKGEMGRRQDVLAEKGFADIGEQRASVAEDERLPHIVVLLDRWEGWVPTLGEVDHGSLTDELQTMMREGASVGIHLVLTGDRTLLVGRIATLTEDKYGLRLADRSDFSALGIPARKVPEEIPPGRAFRNEFGTETQFALLAADTTGQGQAAALAAIGEAAAARDADVPRSRRPFRVDSLPSRISFPEAWEMRDPEASRSRLWGLVGIGGDEIVGFGPDLAEGVPAFVVAGPAKSGRSTVLLNFAHSFLSQGTRLVIAAPRQSPLRGLDGTDGVLKVFTGDDIDEDEFEELVDQASLEEPIAVLVDDGELLEDCDAESQMKKLVSRGAERGLALVIAGDEEDVCSGFSGWQVDAKKARRGILLSPQESSSGDLVGVRLNRSMVGGQVAPGKGMLHLGDGELRTVVIPG; translated from the coding sequence GTGCGCCTGACTCTGACCGTCGTCGACCCGTACGGCGGTGGCACCGCCGACGTGGTGCTCGATGCCGATCCTGAGTCCACCGTGGGGGACATCGCGCAGGAGCTGGCCAAGCAGGTGGGGCACAGCGGGGCGCAGGTCATCCCGCTCGGGCAGCACCGGCACGCGCCGGCCAACAACGCGCCCCTCGTGTACGTGGACGGGTACGCCGTCGATCCGAATGCCACCGTCGTCGGGTCGCCCCTGCGCGAGGGCGCCGTCGTCAGTCTTCTGGATCCGTCCGGGTGTCTGCCGGGTGAGCCGACCGGACTCGTCGAGCTGCGCGTCGTCGGGGGGCCGGCCGCCGGGTTCGTGCACCGGCTCGGCGTGGGGCGCTACGACATCGGCAGCGGCGCGGCGTCGTACATCCGTGTCGACGACCCCGAGGTCGACGCCCGGGCCCTCACCCTCTCCGTCGCCACCGACGGCACCTGCCAGGTCGCCGTGCACACCGGCAAGGAGCACGTCACCCTCGACGGCACCTCCCTCGCGGAGGACGAGGACAAGAAGAAGGACGAGTCCGGCGGCAAGAAGCGCGGCAGGAAGAAGAGCCCGGAGAAGTCGGAAGAGAAGAGGACCGGGCCCACCGAGTGGCCCCTCGGCGCTCAGATCGGGGTCGGGAACACCCTTTTCGAGCTCACCCGGTACACGCCCCCGAACGCCGCCCTCAAGTGGTCCGACGACGGGGTCGGCCTCGACTACAACCGCCCCCCGCGGCTGCGCCCGCCCGAGCGGCAGACCAGCTTCCGGCTGCCGTCGCGGCCCCGTGACTACGAGGCCAGGCCGCTGCCCTGGCTGATGGCGCTGACGCCGCTCGTGGGTGCCGTCGTGTCGGTGATGATCTTCCAGCGCTGGTACTACCTGATCATGGCGGCCCTCAGCCCGATCCTGCTCTTCGCCAACTACTACAACGACAAGAAGCACGGGCGTAAGTCGCACGCCAAGCAGGTCGAGGAGTACGAGGAGCAGAAGGAGCGGATCGAGAAGGACGCCCAGGACGCGCTCGTCGCCGAGCGCAACGACCGGCGGCACGCCATACCCGACCCGGCGACCGTGCTCGCCCTCGGGACCGGGCCGCGGACCCGGCTGTGGGAGCGGCGGCGCACCGACCGCGACCACCTGCTGGTCCGTTTCGGGACCGGGCAACTGCCCTCCGAGGTGGTGCTCGACGACCCCGAGCAGGACGACCACCGCCGCCAGGTGACCTGGAAGATCGAGGACGCCCCGGTCGCGCTGCACCTGCGCACCCTCGGTGTCGTCGGCCTGGCCGGGCCCGGGGATTCCGCCCGTGCCCTCGGGCGCTGGGCCGTCGCGCAGACCGCGGCGCTGCACAGCCCGATGGACGTGCAGTTCTACGTGCTGAGCGACAACGCCGCGCAGGAGTCCTGGGACTGGGTGCGCTGGCTGCCGCACGCCCGGCCGTCCGGCGGTCAGGACGTCAACGCGCTCATCGGGACGGACGCCGAGACGGTCGGCGCGCGGATCGGTGAGCTGACGCAGATCCTCGACGCGCGCAAGAAGGCCGCCGAGGAGAACAAGTCGCAGGGTAATTCGAGCTTCGGCGACCCCGACATCGTCGTGGTGTGGGACGGGTCGCGGCGACTGCGGTCCCTTCCCGGTGTCGTGCGGCTGCTGCGCGAGGGGCCGGCCGTGTCGATGTTCGCCATCTGCCTGGACGCCGAGGAGCGGTTCCTGCCGGGTGAGTGCCAGGCGTACGTGGTGGCCGAGCCGAAGGCCGCGGAGTACGAGCCGGACCGGCAGACCCAGCAGGAACCTCAGCAGGCCGCCGGTGGTTTCCCCTCCTTCCAGGCCTGGCACACCGACGACCGCCGGCCCGAACAGGCCGAGCACACCGAGCGGTTGCGGCTGCGCGTCGAGGAGGCGGGTGCGGAGCGCCTGAAGGACGTACGGCCCGACTTCGTCTCCGCCGCCTGGTGTCTGCGCCTGGCCCGGTCGCTGTCACCGCTGCGGGACATCAGCGGCGAGACCGAGGACTCGGCGCTGCCCGGGTCGAGCCGGCTGCTGGACGTGCTCCAGCTGGAGCCGCCGACCAGTGACGCGATCGAGGCGCGCTGGCGGATGGGCGGGCAGTCGACGCTGGCCGTGATCGGCGAGTCGTACGACGGGCCGTTCGGGATCGACATCCGCAAGGACGGGCCGCACGGGCTCATCGCCGGTACGACCGGTTCGGGTAAGTCGGAGCTGCTGCAGACCATCGTTGCGGCGCTGGCGGTGGCGAACACGCCCGAGAACATGACGTTCGTGCTGGTCGACTACAAGGGTGGCGCGGCGTTCAAGGACTGTGTGCATCTGCCGCACACGGTCGGCATGGTGACCGACCTCGACGCCCACCTGGTGGAGCGGGCGCTGGAGTCGCTGGGCGCGGAGCTGCACCGGCGCGAGCACATCCTGGCCGCCGCCGACGCCAAGGACATCGAGGACTACCAGGACCTGGTGCGCCGGGACCCCTCGCACAAGCCGGTGCCCCGACTGCTCATCGTCATCGACGAGTTCGCCTCGATGGTGCGCGACCTGCCCGACTTCGTCACGGGGCTGGTGAACATCGCCCAGCGTGGTCGTTCCCTCGGCATCCACCTGCTGCTGGCGACGCAGCGGCCCTCCGGTGTGGTGTCTCCCGAGATCCGCGCCAACACCAACCTCCGTATCGCGCTGCGGGTGACGGACGGCGGCGAGTCGTCGGACGTCATCGACTCGCCCGAGGCCGGGCACATCTCCAAGAACACCCCGGGCCGCGCGTACGCCCGGCTCGGGCACGCCTCGCTGGTGCCGTTCCAGTCCGGCCGTGTCGGTGGCCGCCGGCCCGGTGCGGCCGATCCGGCCGTGCTGATGCCGTGGGTGGGCGCGCTGGCCTGGGAGGACCTGGGCCGGGCGGCGCTGGTCAAGCCGAAGGCCGAGTCCCGCGAGGACGAGGAGATCACCGACCTGAAGGTCCTCGTGGACACCATCCGCGACGCCAACAGTTCCCTCGGCATCCCGCCGCAGCACAGCCCGTGGCTGCCCGCCCTGGACGAGACGCTGCTGCTGGACGACGTGGAGCTGCCCGCGTTCGCGGGCGGCCCGGGCAAACTGCCGCCGGCGCCGTACGGCATCGAGGACCTGCCCGCGAGCCAGGCCCGCCGCCCGGTCGCCGTGGACTTCTCCTCCTTCGGTCACCTCATGATCGGCGGCGCCCCGCGCAGTGGCCGCTCCCAGGTGCTGCGCACCCTCGCGGGCTCCATCGCCCGCACGCACTCCATCGCCGACGTGCACCTCTACGGCATCGACTGCGGCAACGGCGCCCTCAACGCCCTGACGCGGCTGCCGCACTGCGGTGCGGTGGTGAGCCGTAACCAGACCGAGCGGGTCGTGCGGCTGGTCAACCGGCTCAAGGGCGAGATGGGCCGCCGCCAGGACGTGCTGGCGGAGAAGGGCTTCGCGGACATCGGCGAGCAGCGGGCGTCGGTCGCCGAGGACGAGCGGCTGCCGCACATCGTGGTGCTGCTGGACCGCTGGGAGGGCTGGGTGCCCACCCTCGGCGAGGTCGACCACGGGTCGCTGACGGACGAGCTGCAGACGATGATGCGCGAGGGCGCCAGCGTCGGCATCCACCTGGTGCTGACGGGTGACCGCACCCTCCTGGTGGGCCGGATCGCGACCCTCACCGAGGACAAGTACGGTCTGCGGCTCGCCGACCGCAGCGACTTCTCGGCGCTCGGCATCCCGGCGCGCAAGGTGCCGGAGGAGATCCCGCCGGGCCGTGCGTTCCGCAACGAGTTCGGTACGGAGACGCAGTTCGCGCTGCTCGCCGCGGACACCACGGGTCAGGGGCAGGCGGCGGCGCTGGCGGCGATCGGCGAGGCGGCCGCGGCCCGCGACGCGGACGTCCCCCGCTCGCGGCGGCCCTTCCGCGTCGACAGTTTGCCCAGCCGCATCTCCTTCCCGGAGGCCTGGGAGATGCGCGACCCGGAGGCGTCCCGCTCGCGGCTGTGGGGTCTGGTCGGCATCGGCGGCGACGAGATCGTCGGCTTCGGCCCCGATCTGGCCGAGGGCGTACCGGCGTTCGTGGTGGCGGGCCCGGCCAAGTCGGGCCGCTCGACAGTCCTGCTGAACTTCGCCCACTCGTTCCTGTCCCAGGGCACCCGCCTGGTCATCGCGGCCCCGCGCCAGTCCCCGCTCCGCGGGCTCGACGGCACGGACGGCGTCCTGAAGGTCTTCACCGGTGACGACATCGACGAGGACGAGTTCGAGGAGCTCGTCGATCAGGCGTCCTTGGAGGAGCCGATCGCCGTCCTCGTCGACGACGGCGAGCTCCTGGAGGACTGCGACGCCGAGAGCCAGATGAAGAAGCTGGTCTCCCGCGGCGCGGAACGCGGGCTCGCGCTCGTCATCGCCGGTGACGAGGAGGACGTGTGCAGCGGCTTCTCGGGCTGGCAGGTCGACGCGAAGAAGGCCCGCCGCGGCATCCTGCTGTCCCCGCAGGAGTCCTCCAGCGGCGACCTCGTCGGTGTCCGTCTCAACCGCAGCATGGTCGGCGGCCAGGTCGCCCCGGGCAAGGGCATGCTCCACCTCGGCGACGGGGAGCTGCGGACGGTGGTCATTCCGGGGTGA
- a CDS encoding WXG100 family type VII secretion target has product MAKDLDVTYQDMRDAAKHVVKEKEKLQEKLEGLKKYINNLVQGGYVTKSSSKAFDENFDEFVRGMKDTLDGLDGMGDYLTMAADKFEQIDDELAKQARSK; this is encoded by the coding sequence ATGGCCAAGGACCTTGATGTCACATATCAGGACATGCGGGATGCAGCCAAGCATGTCGTGAAGGAGAAGGAAAAGCTCCAGGAGAAGCTCGAGGGCCTCAAGAAGTACATCAACAACCTTGTGCAGGGCGGCTACGTCACGAAGAGCTCGTCGAAGGCGTTCGACGAGAACTTCGACGAGTTCGTGCGCGGCATGAAGGACACGCTGGACGGTCTCGACGGCATGGGTGACTACCTGACCATGGCCGCGGACAAGTTCGAGCAGATCGACGACGAGCTGGCGAAGCAGGCTCGGAGCAAGTAG
- a CDS encoding WXG100 family type VII secretion target, protein MGDHIKADLAAIKRCSRDLTKIHGEFERHGNPADEYGRAVGHGGLKDAFSDFGDTWKKTRKKLMKELEQLAEFTSTAAKAYDEVDQKLAQAIRDAKAESKGKK, encoded by the coding sequence ATGGGGGACCACATCAAGGCGGACCTTGCCGCCATCAAACGATGCTCGCGCGATCTCACCAAGATTCACGGCGAGTTCGAGCGGCACGGCAACCCTGCGGACGAGTACGGCCGGGCTGTCGGGCATGGAGGTCTGAAGGATGCCTTCTCCGATTTCGGGGACACCTGGAAGAAAACTCGGAAGAAACTGATGAAGGAGCTCGAGCAGCTGGCTGAGTTCACCTCCACCGCCGCCAAGGCGTATGACGAGGTCGACCAGAAGCTGGCACAGGCCATCCGGGACGCCAAGGCGGAGAGCAAGGGGAAGAAGTGA
- a CDS encoding putative T7SS-secreted protein, with product MSRTDSDWPPLWHDDPTPGDPEEVAELGRKLRKMADMIDEQSRVIKALASVEGWDSEAGKGFHELAGGTADKLKKSFERYDEAAKAIGEDVREGSSDQFASEMRRAQRKADKALSDYREAKSDHDLADREVQKYDDKYPTHNIPAAEKDDYDRWVKKRSEALLRIGGARKDVKDAREIYDDAGDKAARHIKNVVHHDDVRDPGGFMNFLADWADMLSNISAVLSVLAVICAFVPPLQFLTPIFATLAVLSSAAALAGHAYDMSVRGGKVDWLKLGADALGILPGLGALKGFRALTGLKGLAKIKAFGSLKTIGSFRGMAAMDGIGHAFLNGVGVTLTNKVLGRVARNELVDGRKVTAVIKGTGLASALHRMIGGENGERTGYQEPETAKPTPMPSPSPGPAPSVSPKAFNTALAA from the coding sequence GTGAGCAGGACGGACTCCGACTGGCCCCCTCTGTGGCATGACGACCCGACGCCGGGCGACCCGGAGGAAGTGGCCGAACTGGGGCGCAAGTTGCGCAAGATGGCGGACATGATCGACGAGCAGTCGCGCGTCATCAAGGCACTCGCGTCCGTGGAGGGCTGGGACAGCGAGGCCGGTAAAGGCTTCCACGAGTTGGCCGGTGGCACGGCGGACAAGCTGAAGAAGTCCTTCGAGCGCTACGACGAGGCGGCCAAAGCCATCGGCGAGGACGTGCGCGAAGGGAGCTCGGACCAGTTCGCCAGCGAGATGCGCCGTGCGCAGCGCAAAGCCGACAAGGCGCTGAGCGACTATCGCGAAGCCAAGAGTGACCACGATCTCGCGGATCGTGAAGTGCAGAAGTACGACGACAAGTACCCGACGCACAACATACCGGCGGCAGAGAAGGACGACTACGACCGCTGGGTCAAAAAGCGCTCAGAGGCGCTGCTGCGCATCGGCGGTGCCCGGAAAGATGTGAAGGACGCCAGGGAAATCTATGACGATGCGGGGGACAAGGCCGCTCGTCACATCAAGAACGTCGTGCATCACGATGACGTTCGGGACCCGGGCGGATTCATGAACTTCCTGGCCGACTGGGCGGATATGCTGTCGAATATCTCGGCAGTGCTGTCCGTGCTCGCGGTCATCTGCGCCTTCGTGCCGCCGCTGCAGTTCCTGACTCCCATTTTCGCCACCCTCGCCGTGCTGTCCAGCGCTGCCGCCCTCGCCGGTCACGCGTACGACATGTCGGTGCGCGGAGGGAAGGTCGACTGGCTGAAGCTGGGTGCCGACGCGCTGGGAATCCTGCCCGGATTGGGTGCGCTGAAGGGGTTCAGGGCCCTGACCGGGCTCAAGGGGCTGGCGAAAATCAAGGCATTCGGATCGCTGAAGACCATCGGGTCGTTCCGTGGCATGGCCGCGATGGACGGAATCGGACACGCCTTCTTGAACGGTGTCGGTGTCACGTTGACCAACAAGGTCCTGGGCAGGGTGGCGCGCAACGAGCTCGTCGACGGCAGGAAGGTCACGGCTGTCATCAAGGGCACCGGCCTCGCGAGCGCCTTGCACAGAATGATCGGCGGCGAGAACGGCGAGCGCACCGGATACCAGGAGCCGGAGACGGCCAAGCCCACTCCCATGCCGTCTCCCTCACCCGGCCCCGCCCCGAGCGTCTCGCCCAAGGCGTTCAACACGGCTCTGGCGGCGTAG